The Pseudomonadota bacterium genome includes a region encoding these proteins:
- the prsT gene encoding XrtA/PEP-CTERM system TPR-repeat protein PrsT, with protein MPANRSFIRSSRGRWVAAFIASALIAGCASPDAPELLSRAEAAIDEGRYRAALVDLRSVVASEPENAEARFQLAVVSLTLGDMATAEKELRRARERGYDEAATLEPMAEALIGLARAREALAELDNIEEPSAHAESLAGLAHEQLGQSDLALRAFNRALEIDPRNEDALLGKARELDATGDRQGAEALLDKARAEHADSMKVAVEYGRFLLVTQRPAEAEAVYQAAIDARTESDAPSTRWDLFLSLAESQLAQGKIDEAEQTVAALDEIEPDTVLAKYIQARIAFAREDIPTANELAARVVVEAPDFDPALLLQAKVFLANSSYTQARQVLARLVQRDPNNAEARRLLAAAEEGMAEQNDETRRAGRRMSQGDFLAMVGTAKAESGDIAGAVTFWEQSLKNDPGNQDVKLELISAYVRAGRMDDAAAMIEDTRWVGELARTRVTMVQILLTMEAGDLDKARGQAAAAAESFPREASIVTLQGLVEVKDNPTVAKDFFESALSLDPAASAAAINLASVSDRLGDSPNGVEVLRNFLRSNPEDAAVLEALGSKLLRAGDREQGIASLQAAREADPNAITPRLQLTQLLLEAGEAQAAELVAAEVVSLQPRLAAAHNALGVALLAQGKTAKATESLQQALRINPAAVDPLRNLLRAEVATASFAKAEQSADRLLKLVPGDAQALEVLARVSLARKELDLAEQRVSEYEAADPERSRLPALVMRGDIALARGDDAQALDYFERALGESPSPTLAERVFNTRRSLGRDDAYDVLTDWLQARPSDNGVRLLVAQAKQVDGDFDAAAAEYERILATSPRSLVALNNLALLYQLNEDERAVEIAKQAFDQAPNFPIIQDTYGWVLVTFGQVDNGVSLLRDAHEAAPDNGDIAYHLAAGLVRSGDAAQAKAMLEQALANIPQFESRDDAQALLNTL; from the coding sequence ATGCCAGCCAATCGGTCGTTTATCCGATCAAGCCGGGGGCGCTGGGTCGCCGCCTTCATCGCGAGCGCCCTCATCGCCGGCTGCGCGAGCCCCGACGCGCCCGAACTGCTCTCTCGCGCTGAAGCTGCCATCGATGAGGGTCGCTACCGGGCGGCGCTAGTCGACCTGCGTTCCGTGGTCGCCAGCGAGCCGGAGAACGCGGAGGCCCGCTTCCAGCTCGCCGTCGTCTCCCTCACGCTCGGCGATATGGCCACGGCAGAGAAGGAACTGCGTCGCGCGCGCGAGCGCGGCTACGACGAAGCCGCCACCCTGGAGCCCATGGCCGAAGCGCTGATCGGCCTCGCACGCGCACGCGAAGCACTTGCGGAACTCGACAACATCGAAGAACCCTCGGCCCACGCGGAGTCACTCGCAGGCCTTGCCCATGAGCAACTCGGCCAATCTGATCTGGCCCTTCGCGCCTTCAATCGAGCCCTCGAGATCGATCCTAGGAACGAAGATGCACTGCTCGGCAAGGCCCGTGAGTTGGACGCCACCGGGGATCGTCAAGGCGCAGAAGCACTCCTGGATAAGGCACGGGCCGAGCACGCCGACTCGATGAAGGTGGCCGTCGAATACGGTCGCTTCCTGTTGGTCACTCAGCGACCCGCAGAAGCGGAGGCCGTGTACCAAGCAGCCATCGATGCACGCACTGAGTCGGATGCCCCTTCCACCCGCTGGGACCTATTTCTTTCCCTAGCCGAGTCGCAGCTCGCCCAAGGCAAGATCGACGAAGCCGAGCAGACCGTCGCCGCCCTGGACGAGATCGAGCCCGACACCGTGCTCGCCAAGTACATCCAAGCGCGGATCGCCTTCGCAAGAGAAGACATCCCGACCGCCAACGAACTCGCCGCCCGCGTGGTCGTGGAGGCACCCGACTTCGATCCGGCCCTCCTCCTACAAGCCAAGGTGTTCCTAGCCAACTCCTCCTACACGCAGGCCAGGCAGGTGTTGGCTCGCCTGGTCCAGCGCGACCCCAACAACGCCGAGGCAAGGCGCTTACTCGCCGCCGCCGAGGAGGGCATGGCTGAGCAGAACGACGAGACACGTCGCGCGGGCCGTCGCATGTCTCAGGGCGATTTTCTCGCGATGGTTGGCACGGCGAAGGCCGAGTCAGGCGACATCGCGGGCGCCGTCACCTTCTGGGAACAATCGCTGAAGAACGATCCGGGCAACCAGGATGTGAAGCTCGAGTTGATCAGCGCCTACGTACGCGCGGGACGTATGGACGATGCGGCCGCGATGATCGAGGACACCCGTTGGGTAGGCGAGCTTGCACGCACCCGCGTGACGATGGTGCAGATCCTGCTCACCATGGAGGCGGGTGATCTCGACAAGGCGCGTGGGCAAGCGGCAGCGGCTGCTGAGAGCTTCCCACGCGAGGCATCTATCGTGACGCTCCAGGGCCTGGTGGAGGTTAAGGACAACCCAACCGTGGCGAAGGACTTCTTCGAGAGCGCCCTCTCGCTGGATCCCGCGGCCTCCGCGGCTGCCATCAACCTGGCATCCGTGTCCGATCGTTTGGGGGACTCACCCAACGGCGTGGAGGTCCTGCGGAACTTCCTGCGCAGCAATCCCGAAGACGCCGCTGTGCTGGAAGCACTCGGTAGCAAGCTGCTGCGAGCGGGCGATCGCGAGCAGGGCATCGCCAGCCTGCAGGCCGCACGGGAGGCAGATCCGAACGCGATCACGCCGCGGCTGCAGCTCACCCAGCTGTTGCTCGAGGCCGGCGAAGCTCAGGCGGCCGAGCTGGTGGCGGCCGAAGTCGTTTCCCTTCAGCCGCGCTTGGCCGCCGCCCACAACGCGCTCGGCGTCGCGCTCCTCGCCCAAGGCAAGACCGCGAAGGCAACGGAGAGCCTGCAGCAGGCCCTACGCATCAACCCGGCAGCCGTCGATCCCCTGCGCAACCTGCTGCGAGCCGAGGTCGCCACGGCGAGTTTCGCGAAAGCTGAACAGTCGGCCGACCGCCTGCTCAAGCTCGTGCCGGGCGACGCGCAAGCGCTCGAAGTACTCGCGCGCGTCTCCTTGGCGCGCAAGGAGTTGGATCTGGCCGAGCAGCGCGTGAGCGAGTATGAGGCTGCCGATCCCGAACGTTCACGTCTTCCTGCCCTCGTGATGCGGGGCGACATCGCGCTGGCGCGCGGCGACGATGCGCAGGCGCTCGACTACTTCGAACGCGCGCTGGGCGAATCGCCAAGCCCCACCCTGGCTGAGCGCGTCTTTAACACCCGCCGCAGCCTTGGGCGCGACGACGCCTACGACGTGCTCACCGACTGGTTGCAAGCGCGCCCCTCGGACAACGGCGTGCGCTTGTTGGTGGCCCAAGCCAAGCAGGTGGATGGCGACTTCGACGCTGCAGCGGCCGAGTACGAGCGCATCCTGGCGACGAGTCCACGGAGCCTGGTCGCCCTCAACAACCTGGCACTGCTGTACCAACTCAACGAGGACGAGCGCGCCGTCGAGATCGCCAAGCAGGCCTTCGATCAGGCCCCTAACTTCCCCATCATCCAGGACACCTACGGCTGGGTGTTGGTGACCTTCGGGCAAGTGGACAACGGCGTCTCGCTGCTGCGCGACGCGCATGAGGCCGCGCCGGACAACGGCGACATCGCCTACCATCTCGCGGCCGGCCTGGTCCGTTCGGGCGATGCCGCGCAGGCTAAGGCGATGCTGGAGCAGGCGCTGGCGAACATCCCCCAGTTCGAGTCTCGCGACGACGCGCAGGCCCTGCTGAACACCCTGTGA
- a CDS encoding PEP-CTERM sorting domain-containing protein produces MKRTAIIAAGLLSLTMAGAANAAFLTGALSISSAPVPPNTAGPVIPVDAMGMQLDGFAGATGLDFTTTGELTPGVRGDIVVDAATGDFVPFNGATGTIADFSFTGAGNADYPAPPIGGFELFAGGLSFDLTSIDIVLQNDIFLILSGDGIFNAPGFDPTPGTFEFSANEAGMTFSFSISQATIPEPAPLALLGLGIVLLGASRRRAAA; encoded by the coding sequence GTGAAAAGAACAGCAATTATCGCAGCCGGACTGCTCAGCCTCACCATGGCTGGCGCGGCTAACGCAGCCTTCCTGACCGGCGCCCTGTCGATCAGCTCCGCTCCGGTCCCGCCGAACACCGCCGGCCCCGTCATTCCCGTGGACGCCATGGGTATGCAGCTCGACGGTTTCGCAGGCGCTACCGGCCTGGACTTCACCACCACTGGTGAGCTGACCCCGGGTGTCCGTGGTGACATCGTGGTCGACGCCGCAACTGGTGACTTCGTGCCCTTCAACGGCGCTACCGGCACCATCGCCGACTTCTCGTTCACTGGCGCAGGCAATGCCGACTACCCGGCACCGCCCATCGGTGGGTTCGAGTTGTTCGCTGGTGGTCTGAGCTTCGACCTGACCAGCATCGACATCGTGCTGCAGAACGATATCTTCCTGATCCTTTCGGGCGACGGTATCTTCAACGCACCTGGCTTCGATCCCACTCCGGGTACCTTCGAGTTCTCCGCTAACGAAGCTGGCATGACCTTCAGCTTCTCGATCTCGCAGGCCACCATTCCTGAGCCTGCGCCGCTCGCGCTGCTCGGCCTCGGCATCGTACTCCTCGGCGCCAGCCGCCGTCGGGCTGCGGCCTAA